A window of Syngnathoides biaculeatus isolate LvHL_M chromosome 9, ASM1980259v1, whole genome shotgun sequence contains these coding sequences:
- the rbm47 gene encoding RNA-binding protein 47 isoform X10, with product MRRRQKPHLSLAVFVRMTAEDSASPSAMSTNTAPSKPGKPGAAPHRAVLGHISIPEGVAGAPNEAALVALMERSGYGMVQENGQRKYGPPPAWNGPSPPRGCEIFVGKIPRDVYEDELVPVFESVGRIYEMRLMMDFDGKNRGYAFVMYTEKHEAKRAVRELNNYEVRPGRLLGVCSSVDNCRLFIGGIPKTKKREEILEEVSKVTEGVLDVIVYASAADKMKNRGFAFVEYESHRAAAMARRKLMPGRIQLWGHQIAVDWAEPEIDVDEDVMETVKILYVRNLMMETSEETIKQVFSQWNPGCVERVKKIRDYAFVHFASRDDAVLAMDQLNGTEVEGSCVEVTLAKPVDKEQYSRQKASKGVSAAPETPQQNFVYQCDPYTLAYYGYPYSTLVGPNRDYFVKVALPTLAGQYPVFGAAPAAKLMEEGKVHAVEHLLNPLAMQHPEHAAAPAAAVLPVSTPPPFQGRPITPVYAVAHNVPRIQAAGGLYGAGYVPVANYAANTAALAALQKNATYGGYAGYAVPQAFPAAAFQLPVHDVYQY from the exons GCCACACCTCTCATTGGCTGTTTTTGTCAGAATGACAGCCGAAGATTCAGCTTCCCCTTCAGCTATGAGCACCAACACCGCCCCCTCCAAGCCCGGCAAACCCGGCGCCGCACCCCACCGCGCCGTCCTGGGACACATCAGCATTCCCGAGGGCGTCGCGGGCGCTCCCAACGAGGCGGCGCTGGTGGCCCTGATGGAACGCAGCGGCTACGGGATGGTCCAGGAAAACGGCCAACGCAAATACGGGCCCCCTCCCGCTTGGAACGGCCCGTCTCCCCCGCGGGGATGTGAGATCTTCGTGGGCAAGATCCCGAGAGACGTTTACGAGGACGAGCTGGTGCCCGTCTTCGAGTCCGTGGGACGCATCTACGAGATGCGCCTGATGATGGACTTTGACGGCAAGAACCGAGGCTACGCCTTCGTGATGTACACCGAGAAGCACGAGGCCAAACGGGCCGTGCGGGAGCTCAACAACTACGAGGTGCGGCCCGGGCGACTCCTCGGGGTCTGCTCCTCTGTGGACAACTGCCGTCTTTTCATCGGCGGCATCCCCAAGACCAAAAAGCGCGAGGAGATTCTGGAGGAGGTCTCCAAAGTGACGGAGGGCGTGTTGGACGTGATCGTCTACGCCAGCGCCGCAGACAAGATGAAGAACCGCGGCTTCGCCTTCGTGGAGTACGAGTCGCACCGCGCGGCCGCCATGGCCCGCCGGAAACTGATGCCCGGGCGCATTCAGCTGTGGGGTCACCAGATCGCGGTGGACTGGGCGGAGCCGGAAATCGACGTCGATGAAGATGTCATGGAGACGGTGAAAATTCTCTACGTCAGGAATCTCATGATGGAGACCAGCGAGGAAACCATTAAGCAG GTGTTCAGTCAGTGGAACCCGGGCTGCGTGGAGCGAGTGAAGAAAATCCGCGACTACGCCTTCGTTCACTTTGCGTCCCGCGACGACGCCGTGCTGGCCATGGACCAACTGAACGGGACGGAGGTGGAGGGCTCCTGCGTCGAGGTCACGCTCGCCAAGCCGGTCGACAAAGAGCAGTACTCCCGCCAGAAGGCCTCCAAGGGGGTTTCCGCTGCTCCAGAAACTCCGCAGCAGAACTTTGTCTACCAGTGCGACCCTTACACTTTGGCCTACTACGGTTATCCCTACAGCACACTCGTCGGACCCAACAGGGACTACTTTGTCAAAG TGGCCTTGCCGACCCTGGCCGGCCAGTACCCGGTGTTCGGCGCCGCCCCCGCTGCCAAGCTGATGGAGGAGGGCAAGGTCCACGCGGTGGAGCATCTTCTTAACCCCCTGGCCATGCAACACCCCGAACACGCCGCGgctcccgccgccgccgtcctgcCGGTTTCCACTCCGCCGCCTTTTCAG GGTCGTCCGATCACTCCCGTCTACGCCGTGGCGCACAACGTGCCGCGCATCCAAGCGGCCGGCGGCCTGTACGGCGCGGGATACGTCCCCGTGGCGAACTACGCGGCCAACACGGCCGCTCTGGCCGCGCTGCAGAAGAACGCGACCTACGGAGGCTACGCCGGCTACGCCGTGCCGCAGGCCTTCCCGGCCGCGGCCTTCCAGTTGCCCGTGCACGACGTCTACCAGTACTGA
- the rbm47 gene encoding RNA-binding protein 47 isoform X1, translating to MRRRQKPHLSLAVFVRMTAEDSASPSAMSTNTAPSKPGKPGAAPHRAVLGHISIPEGVAGAPNEAALVALMERSGYGMVQENGQRKYGPPPAWNGPSPPRGCEIFVGKIPRDVYEDELVPVFESVGRIYEMRLMMDFDGKNRGYAFVMYTEKHEAKRAVRELNNYEVRPGRLLGVCSSVDNCRLFIGGIPKTKKREEILEEVSKVTEGVLDVIVYASAADKMKNRGFAFVEYESHRAAAMARRKLMPGRIQLWGHQIAVDWAEPEIDVDEDVMETVKILYVRNLMMETSEETIKQVFSQWNPGCVERVKKIRDYAFVHFASRDDAVLAMDQLNGTEVEGSCVEVTLAKPVDKEQYSRQKASKGVSAAPETPQQNFVYQCDPYTLAYYGYPYSTLVGPNRDYFVKGASLIQHNAGTVRGRGRAATGNRTPGPRGSYLGGYSAGRGIYSRYHEGKTKLPEKSYELMPSLELAASVNPVAIKPGTMALPTLAGQYPVFGAAPAAKLMEEGKVHAVEHLLNPLAMQHPEHAAAPAAAVLPVSTPPPFQGRPITPVYAVAHNVPRIQAAGGLYGAGYVPVANYAANTAALAALQKNATYGGYAGYAVPQAFPAAAFQLPVHDVYQY from the exons GCCACACCTCTCATTGGCTGTTTTTGTCAGAATGACAGCCGAAGATTCAGCTTCCCCTTCAGCTATGAGCACCAACACCGCCCCCTCCAAGCCCGGCAAACCCGGCGCCGCACCCCACCGCGCCGTCCTGGGACACATCAGCATTCCCGAGGGCGTCGCGGGCGCTCCCAACGAGGCGGCGCTGGTGGCCCTGATGGAACGCAGCGGCTACGGGATGGTCCAGGAAAACGGCCAACGCAAATACGGGCCCCCTCCCGCTTGGAACGGCCCGTCTCCCCCGCGGGGATGTGAGATCTTCGTGGGCAAGATCCCGAGAGACGTTTACGAGGACGAGCTGGTGCCCGTCTTCGAGTCCGTGGGACGCATCTACGAGATGCGCCTGATGATGGACTTTGACGGCAAGAACCGAGGCTACGCCTTCGTGATGTACACCGAGAAGCACGAGGCCAAACGGGCCGTGCGGGAGCTCAACAACTACGAGGTGCGGCCCGGGCGACTCCTCGGGGTCTGCTCCTCTGTGGACAACTGCCGTCTTTTCATCGGCGGCATCCCCAAGACCAAAAAGCGCGAGGAGATTCTGGAGGAGGTCTCCAAAGTGACGGAGGGCGTGTTGGACGTGATCGTCTACGCCAGCGCCGCAGACAAGATGAAGAACCGCGGCTTCGCCTTCGTGGAGTACGAGTCGCACCGCGCGGCCGCCATGGCCCGCCGGAAACTGATGCCCGGGCGCATTCAGCTGTGGGGTCACCAGATCGCGGTGGACTGGGCGGAGCCGGAAATCGACGTCGATGAAGATGTCATGGAGACGGTGAAAATTCTCTACGTCAGGAATCTCATGATGGAGACCAGCGAGGAAACCATTAAGCAG GTGTTCAGTCAGTGGAACCCGGGCTGCGTGGAGCGAGTGAAGAAAATCCGCGACTACGCCTTCGTTCACTTTGCGTCCCGCGACGACGCCGTGCTGGCCATGGACCAACTGAACGGGACGGAGGTGGAGGGCTCCTGCGTCGAGGTCACGCTCGCCAAGCCGGTCGACAAAGAGCAGTACTCCCGCCAGAAGGCCTCCAAGGGGGTTTCCGCTGCTCCAGAAACTCCGCAGCAGAACTTTGTCTACCAGTGCGACCCTTACACTTTGGCCTACTACGGTTATCCCTACAGCACACTCGTCGGACCCAACAGGGACTACTTTGTCAAAG GAGCCTCATTGATACAGCACAATG CAGGTACCGTGCGAGGTCGTGGTCGCGCCGCCACAGGTAACCGGACCCCCGGTCCTCGGGGCTCGTACCTGGGGGGTTACTCTGCCGGTCGTGGCATCTACAGCCGCTACCACGAGGGTAAGACCAAGCTGCCCGAAAAGTCCTATGAACTGATGCCCAGTCTGGAGCTCGCTGCCTCCGTCAACCCGGTTGCCATCAAACCAGGCACAA TGGCCTTGCCGACCCTGGCCGGCCAGTACCCGGTGTTCGGCGCCGCCCCCGCTGCCAAGCTGATGGAGGAGGGCAAGGTCCACGCGGTGGAGCATCTTCTTAACCCCCTGGCCATGCAACACCCCGAACACGCCGCGgctcccgccgccgccgtcctgcCGGTTTCCACTCCGCCGCCTTTTCAG GGTCGTCCGATCACTCCCGTCTACGCCGTGGCGCACAACGTGCCGCGCATCCAAGCGGCCGGCGGCCTGTACGGCGCGGGATACGTCCCCGTGGCGAACTACGCGGCCAACACGGCCGCTCTGGCCGCGCTGCAGAAGAACGCGACCTACGGAGGCTACGCCGGCTACGCCGTGCCGCAGGCCTTCCCGGCCGCGGCCTTCCAGTTGCCCGTGCACGACGTCTACCAGTACTGA
- the rbm47 gene encoding RNA-binding protein 47 isoform X5, translated as MTAEDSASPSAMSTNTAPSKPGKPGAAPHRAVLGHISIPEGVAGAPNEAALVALMERSGYGMVQENGQRKYGPPPAWNGPSPPRGCEIFVGKIPRDVYEDELVPVFESVGRIYEMRLMMDFDGKNRGYAFVMYTEKHEAKRAVRELNNYEVRPGRLLGVCSSVDNCRLFIGGIPKTKKREEILEEVSKVTEGVLDVIVYASAADKMKNRGFAFVEYESHRAAAMARRKLMPGRIQLWGHQIAVDWAEPEIDVDEDVMETVKILYVRNLMMETSEETIKQVFSQWNPGCVERVKKIRDYAFVHFASRDDAVLAMDQLNGTEVEGSCVEVTLAKPVDKEQYSRQKASKGVSAAPETPQQNFVYQCDPYTLAYYGYPYSTLVGPNRDYFVKGASLIQHNAGTVRGRGRAATGNRTPGPRGSYLGGYSAGRGIYSRYHEGKTKLPEKSYELMPSLELAASVNPVAIKPGTMALPTLAGQYPVFGAAPAAKLMEEGKVHAVEHLLNPLAMQHPEHAAAPAAAVLPVSTPPPFQGRPITPVYAVAHNVPRIQAAGGLYGAGYVPVANYAANTAALAALQKNATYGGYAGYAVPQAFPAAAFQLPVHDVYQY; from the exons ATGACAGCCGAAGATTCAGCTTCCCCTTCAGCTATGAGCACCAACACCGCCCCCTCCAAGCCCGGCAAACCCGGCGCCGCACCCCACCGCGCCGTCCTGGGACACATCAGCATTCCCGAGGGCGTCGCGGGCGCTCCCAACGAGGCGGCGCTGGTGGCCCTGATGGAACGCAGCGGCTACGGGATGGTCCAGGAAAACGGCCAACGCAAATACGGGCCCCCTCCCGCTTGGAACGGCCCGTCTCCCCCGCGGGGATGTGAGATCTTCGTGGGCAAGATCCCGAGAGACGTTTACGAGGACGAGCTGGTGCCCGTCTTCGAGTCCGTGGGACGCATCTACGAGATGCGCCTGATGATGGACTTTGACGGCAAGAACCGAGGCTACGCCTTCGTGATGTACACCGAGAAGCACGAGGCCAAACGGGCCGTGCGGGAGCTCAACAACTACGAGGTGCGGCCCGGGCGACTCCTCGGGGTCTGCTCCTCTGTGGACAACTGCCGTCTTTTCATCGGCGGCATCCCCAAGACCAAAAAGCGCGAGGAGATTCTGGAGGAGGTCTCCAAAGTGACGGAGGGCGTGTTGGACGTGATCGTCTACGCCAGCGCCGCAGACAAGATGAAGAACCGCGGCTTCGCCTTCGTGGAGTACGAGTCGCACCGCGCGGCCGCCATGGCCCGCCGGAAACTGATGCCCGGGCGCATTCAGCTGTGGGGTCACCAGATCGCGGTGGACTGGGCGGAGCCGGAAATCGACGTCGATGAAGATGTCATGGAGACGGTGAAAATTCTCTACGTCAGGAATCTCATGATGGAGACCAGCGAGGAAACCATTAAGCAG GTGTTCAGTCAGTGGAACCCGGGCTGCGTGGAGCGAGTGAAGAAAATCCGCGACTACGCCTTCGTTCACTTTGCGTCCCGCGACGACGCCGTGCTGGCCATGGACCAACTGAACGGGACGGAGGTGGAGGGCTCCTGCGTCGAGGTCACGCTCGCCAAGCCGGTCGACAAAGAGCAGTACTCCCGCCAGAAGGCCTCCAAGGGGGTTTCCGCTGCTCCAGAAACTCCGCAGCAGAACTTTGTCTACCAGTGCGACCCTTACACTTTGGCCTACTACGGTTATCCCTACAGCACACTCGTCGGACCCAACAGGGACTACTTTGTCAAAG GAGCCTCATTGATACAGCACAATG CAGGTACCGTGCGAGGTCGTGGTCGCGCCGCCACAGGTAACCGGACCCCCGGTCCTCGGGGCTCGTACCTGGGGGGTTACTCTGCCGGTCGTGGCATCTACAGCCGCTACCACGAGGGTAAGACCAAGCTGCCCGAAAAGTCCTATGAACTGATGCCCAGTCTGGAGCTCGCTGCCTCCGTCAACCCGGTTGCCATCAAACCAGGCACAA TGGCCTTGCCGACCCTGGCCGGCCAGTACCCGGTGTTCGGCGCCGCCCCCGCTGCCAAGCTGATGGAGGAGGGCAAGGTCCACGCGGTGGAGCATCTTCTTAACCCCCTGGCCATGCAACACCCCGAACACGCCGCGgctcccgccgccgccgtcctgcCGGTTTCCACTCCGCCGCCTTTTCAG GGTCGTCCGATCACTCCCGTCTACGCCGTGGCGCACAACGTGCCGCGCATCCAAGCGGCCGGCGGCCTGTACGGCGCGGGATACGTCCCCGTGGCGAACTACGCGGCCAACACGGCCGCTCTGGCCGCGCTGCAGAAGAACGCGACCTACGGAGGCTACGCCGGCTACGCCGTGCCGCAGGCCTTCCCGGCCGCGGCCTTCCAGTTGCCCGTGCACGACGTCTACCAGTACTGA
- the rbm47 gene encoding RNA-binding protein 47 isoform X7: MTAEDSASPSAMSTNTAPSKPGKPGAAPHRAVLGHISIPEGVAGAPNEAALVALMERSGYGMVQENGQRKYGPPPAWNGPSPPRGCEIFVGKIPRDVYEDELVPVFESVGRIYEMRLMMDFDGKNRGYAFVMYTEKHEAKRAVRELNNYEVRPGRLLGVCSSVDNCRLFIGGIPKTKKREEILEEVSKVTEGVLDVIVYASAADKMKNRGFAFVEYESHRAAAMARRKLMPGRIQLWGHQIAVDWAEPEIDVDEDVMETVKILYVRNLMMETSEETIKQVFSQWNPGCVERVKKIRDYAFVHFASRDDAVLAMDQLNGTEVEGSCVEVTLAKPVDKEQYSRQKASKGVSAAPETPQQNFVYQCDPYTLAYYGYPYSTLVGPNRDYFVKAGTVRGRGRAATGNRTPGPRGSYLGGYSAGRGIYSRYHEVALPTLAGQYPVFGAAPAAKLMEEGKVHAVEHLLNPLAMQHPEHAAAPAAAVLPVSTPPPFQGRPITPVYAVAHNVPRIQAAGGLYGAGYVPVANYAANTAALAALQKNATYGGYAGYAVPQAFPAAAFQLPVHDVYQY; the protein is encoded by the exons ATGACAGCCGAAGATTCAGCTTCCCCTTCAGCTATGAGCACCAACACCGCCCCCTCCAAGCCCGGCAAACCCGGCGCCGCACCCCACCGCGCCGTCCTGGGACACATCAGCATTCCCGAGGGCGTCGCGGGCGCTCCCAACGAGGCGGCGCTGGTGGCCCTGATGGAACGCAGCGGCTACGGGATGGTCCAGGAAAACGGCCAACGCAAATACGGGCCCCCTCCCGCTTGGAACGGCCCGTCTCCCCCGCGGGGATGTGAGATCTTCGTGGGCAAGATCCCGAGAGACGTTTACGAGGACGAGCTGGTGCCCGTCTTCGAGTCCGTGGGACGCATCTACGAGATGCGCCTGATGATGGACTTTGACGGCAAGAACCGAGGCTACGCCTTCGTGATGTACACCGAGAAGCACGAGGCCAAACGGGCCGTGCGGGAGCTCAACAACTACGAGGTGCGGCCCGGGCGACTCCTCGGGGTCTGCTCCTCTGTGGACAACTGCCGTCTTTTCATCGGCGGCATCCCCAAGACCAAAAAGCGCGAGGAGATTCTGGAGGAGGTCTCCAAAGTGACGGAGGGCGTGTTGGACGTGATCGTCTACGCCAGCGCCGCAGACAAGATGAAGAACCGCGGCTTCGCCTTCGTGGAGTACGAGTCGCACCGCGCGGCCGCCATGGCCCGCCGGAAACTGATGCCCGGGCGCATTCAGCTGTGGGGTCACCAGATCGCGGTGGACTGGGCGGAGCCGGAAATCGACGTCGATGAAGATGTCATGGAGACGGTGAAAATTCTCTACGTCAGGAATCTCATGATGGAGACCAGCGAGGAAACCATTAAGCAG GTGTTCAGTCAGTGGAACCCGGGCTGCGTGGAGCGAGTGAAGAAAATCCGCGACTACGCCTTCGTTCACTTTGCGTCCCGCGACGACGCCGTGCTGGCCATGGACCAACTGAACGGGACGGAGGTGGAGGGCTCCTGCGTCGAGGTCACGCTCGCCAAGCCGGTCGACAAAGAGCAGTACTCCCGCCAGAAGGCCTCCAAGGGGGTTTCCGCTGCTCCAGAAACTCCGCAGCAGAACTTTGTCTACCAGTGCGACCCTTACACTTTGGCCTACTACGGTTATCCCTACAGCACACTCGTCGGACCCAACAGGGACTACTTTGTCAAAG CAGGTACCGTGCGAGGTCGTGGTCGCGCCGCCACAGGTAACCGGACCCCCGGTCCTCGGGGCTCGTACCTGGGGGGTTACTCTGCCGGTCGTGGCATCTACAGCCGCTACCACGAGG TGGCCTTGCCGACCCTGGCCGGCCAGTACCCGGTGTTCGGCGCCGCCCCCGCTGCCAAGCTGATGGAGGAGGGCAAGGTCCACGCGGTGGAGCATCTTCTTAACCCCCTGGCCATGCAACACCCCGAACACGCCGCGgctcccgccgccgccgtcctgcCGGTTTCCACTCCGCCGCCTTTTCAG GGTCGTCCGATCACTCCCGTCTACGCCGTGGCGCACAACGTGCCGCGCATCCAAGCGGCCGGCGGCCTGTACGGCGCGGGATACGTCCCCGTGGCGAACTACGCGGCCAACACGGCCGCTCTGGCCGCGCTGCAGAAGAACGCGACCTACGGAGGCTACGCCGGCTACGCCGTGCCGCAGGCCTTCCCGGCCGCGGCCTTCCAGTTGCCCGTGCACGACGTCTACCAGTACTGA